A region of Brevinema andersonii DNA encodes the following proteins:
- a CDS encoding ComF family protein, with amino-acid sequence MIKELVHAFKFQGYRTAEYDLVRILAKFLTPYQGREAVIIPCSRTTYWNLGFNPVKQILKHFNIKAVEWSVKTDPSIAQKNLSGKERKSRRDFLKLNTKNIPNEVLLIDDIITTGSTVNEAARLLKNAGAQKVNILAFFRN; translated from the coding sequence GTGATTAAAGAACTGGTTCATGCATTTAAGTTTCAAGGATACCGTACTGCTGAATATGATTTAGTAAGGATTTTGGCAAAATTCTTAACACCTTATCAAGGACGTGAAGCTGTTATTATTCCCTGCAGCCGCACCACGTATTGGAATTTAGGATTCAATCCTGTGAAGCAAATTTTAAAACACTTCAACATTAAAGCTGTAGAATGGAGCGTAAAAACCGATCCATCTATAGCACAGAAAAACCTTTCCGGAAAAGAAAGAAAATCCCGGCGTGACTTTCTAAAGCTGAACACAAAAAATATCCCCAATGAAGTTTTACTCATAGACGATATCATCACGACCGGCAGTACTGTTAATGAGGCAGCACGCCTTCTCAAAAATGCTGGAGCCCAAAAAGTCAATATATTGGCTTTTTTCCGTAATTAA
- a CDS encoding ligand-binding sensor domain-containing protein, protein MAPVLKITALLFLPLWVYAVDFEDIKKLPVQQYELTDIITKLYQKNELPLLDRWKDLAPASFKQVDFVKAYVLAGDRAIQRKQFDEAIVYYIRAYQHIGRHPQKIYAAYQAAFYLYAQQKRAEALFYINRAVEELIYLKNKSVLKDDIFILKRRIVWRYFSRMDALPDNAVSAIAFDGDDVWIGLWSGGVARFTRSSSELEIFNPRNSALPSFYIRDILVQKDRVWAATQSGLAYYDKKSSQWIKIPQFADTRFKRFIFENGSFYAATLYRGVFRSADGIAWTNIISSKSISDLLKIDDKLFVASPDQGIFVYQNNKLTPFLSNVTAHTFLPGESNNEFWIGTYGQGLLRLDKDSGKIIRQYGYKELNSDYIESLAFVDGNLWIGTLGAGATVFDGKNWHRLSLKDGLPDLNVTTITRERSHLWFGTLAGGIGIYLFQEEAPIQGAFYD, encoded by the coding sequence ATGGCACCGGTATTAAAAATAACTGCACTATTGTTTCTACCGCTATGGGTTTATGCGGTGGATTTTGAAGATATAAAAAAACTTCCCGTTCAGCAGTATGAGCTGACCGATATTATTACCAAACTTTATCAAAAAAATGAACTTCCACTTCTCGATCGCTGGAAAGACTTAGCTCCAGCCTCATTTAAGCAAGTTGATTTTGTTAAGGCTTATGTGCTTGCGGGTGATAGAGCAATCCAGCGCAAACAGTTTGATGAGGCAATAGTCTATTATATTCGTGCTTATCAGCATATAGGCCGCCACCCTCAGAAAATTTATGCAGCTTATCAAGCAGCATTTTATCTCTATGCACAACAGAAACGCGCAGAGGCTCTGTTTTATATCAACAGGGCTGTGGAAGAATTAATTTATCTAAAAAATAAATCAGTGCTTAAAGATGATATTTTCATTCTCAAACGGCGTATTGTCTGGCGTTATTTTTCGAGAATGGATGCTCTTCCAGATAATGCTGTCAGTGCTATTGCCTTTGATGGGGATGATGTTTGGATTGGTTTGTGGTCAGGAGGGGTGGCGCGGTTTACGCGCAGCAGTTCAGAGTTGGAAATTTTTAACCCCAGAAACAGTGCTCTGCCATCATTTTATATTCGTGATATTCTTGTTCAAAAAGACAGAGTTTGGGCTGCTACGCAGTCTGGGCTTGCTTACTACGATAAAAAATCTTCTCAATGGATCAAAATACCACAATTTGCTGATACTAGGTTCAAGCGTTTTATTTTTGAAAACGGCAGCTTCTATGCAGCAACACTGTATCGAGGGGTATTCCGTAGCGCTGATGGCATAGCTTGGACTAATATTATTTCGTCGAAAAGCATCTCTGATCTTCTTAAAATCGATGACAAATTATTTGTTGCCAGTCCAGATCAAGGCATTTTCGTCTATCAAAATAATAAACTGACCCCTTTTTTGTCTAATGTGACTGCTCATACGTTTTTGCCCGGTGAGTCAAATAATGAATTTTGGATCGGTACTTATGGCCAGGGCTTGCTCCGGCTGGATAAAGATTCTGGAAAAATAATCAGGCAGTACGGTTATAAAGAATTAAATTCCGATTATATAGAAAGTCTTGCTTTTGTTGATGGTAATTTATGGATTGGCACTCTGGGAGCTGGTGCGACTGTTTTTGATGGGAAAAATTGGCATAGGTTGTCTCTTAAAGACGGTTTGCCTGATCTTAATGTTACTACAATTACTCGCGAGCGTTCGCATTTGTGGTTTGGAACGTTAGCAGGAGGCATTGGGATTTATCTTTTTCAAGAAGAAGCACCAATTCAAGGAGCATTCTATGATTAA